The genome window AACCTTTTCGTCATAAAGGACATAATCGAATTTGCAGACGAATGTCAGCACGTGAAATTGGGATAAATCCAGTTCATAGATAGGTAGCAACGCATTGGCGAAATAGCGGCTGCCGATGTAATTCTTATCGAAACTGCAAAGCCAAGTGCGTCCATTCGAGTAAGTATCCACGACGCCGTCGGGACGGTTTTTGAGGGGATAGATGGAAGAACGGTCGCCGTGTTCGTCAGCGGCGCCGCTGTTGGGACCGCCGATTTGATCGACTCTTAGCCGGAACTCGTAGGTAAAATACCAAAATTCCGCCGTTCCGTCGGGCGGTTCGATCCAGGAAACGTCATGGGTGAGGTAGACCGTCTGGCTGTCGGCGCCTAGCCGGGCAATAGAGACGGTTCCATCGCTATTTTGAGTGATTTCCGTTCCAGCGCGCGGCGCCGAGTAAATATACCAACCTTCCGTTTTGTAATCGTCGAAGAGGCTTGAAATATCCCACGACTGGGCGAACGAGGAACAACAGAAAAGGAACAACGCGAAGGATGAAAATACCGTTCTCATTAGATTTTCCCCCTTGGTAAAGGAATATGTACAACGATATTTTTCGATGGTTTATGGTTGTTTGCTTACGTCTACATAATTTACGCCAACCGAATTTCCATTCGATTCAATCCAGGCTTCCAGTCTTCCCGCGCCGGAGTTCAAGGATACAGAAGAGAATATACAAGAGTCCTCTCCTTTTTGTATAGGCTGGGTCGCGGTTGCGCTGCTCAGTTGAAAATGGGCTTCAGAGGCGTTTTGGACGGGATCAAAGCGCAAGATGATTTTATACGTTCCCGCTGCGGCTGTTTCGACTTCCCAATATCCGAGAGAATCTTTGCTCCAACCGGCGCGGGGGCCGCGCCAGTCTTGGCGAGTGAGGATCGTAGGATTTTCATACGGCGTTCCTAGTTGAATACGGGGGGGAGCATAGCCGCGCGAGGACGAAACGTCGCGGAACCATTTCTCGCAATCTTTACGCATGGCAGCGGCGATATCCGGATGGACGGCGGCGATATCGTTCTTTTCGCCGGGATCGGCATTCATATCGTAGAGTTCTTCGCCATTAATGAGTTTATAGCGTTGGCCGCGGGCGGCGCAGTTGCGGAAGAGAATGGGTTCGTCGCCGCGATGCCATTGAAAATACAGCGTGCGATCAGGCCAAGCGGGAGTTTTTTGCGTCAGGAGCGGTAGCAGGCTTTTTCCATCGATGGCGAGATTATCGGGTTTGGAAACGCCGCAGGCTTCGAGCAAAGTCGGCAGAATGTCGATATGAGCAGCGATGCGGTCAATTTTCGCGCCCGTTTGTATACGCTCCGGCCAGCGGATGAAGAAAGAGGTGCGAATGCCCCCTTCATAGACTTGCCCTTTTAAGCCGCGCAGTCCAGCCGTATAACGAGTCTGCTGCGGGCCGTTGTCAGTGAGGAAAATGACGATCGTGTTGCGTTCCAGGCCGAGGGTTCTCAATTCGGCCAACAAATTGCCGATGTTGTCGTCGATGTTGGTTACCATGCCGTAGACTTTGGCAGTTGTCTCGTCGAGGCCCATATCCAAGTAAGGTTTGACGTAAGAATCGTCGATTTGCAGCGGCGTATGGGGAGCGTTGGTCGCGAGATAGCAGAAAAAGGGACGCTGGCGGTTCTCGCGGATGAAGCCGATGGCGGCGGAAGTGAAGATGTCCGTGCAATAACCTTCGTGTTTTTCCGCCTTGCCGTTGCGTTGAAGAATGGGATTGTGATACCTATTGCCTGGAGGATCGGCGGGCTGGCCGATGCCGCCGCCATTATGAACCAGCGCCTCCTGGAAACCCTGGTCGATGGGGCGCATAGGGTAATTGTCGCCCAGATGCCACTTGCCGAAGATGCCCGTGCGATAGCCCGTCCCGCCGAGCAATTCGGCGAGCGTGGTTTCGCCGCCGTGCATCATGGCGCGGCCTAAATAGGTGTCGACGACGCCGGTGCGATAATTGTAGCGTCCGGTCATGAGGCTGGCGCGCGTTGGGGCGCAGACGGGAGAAACGAAGAATTGCGTAAACTCCACGCTTTCCCCGGCAAATCGGTCGATGTTCGGTGTACGTATCTTATCGTTGCCATGAACGCCAAGGTCGCCATAGCCTTGGTCGTCGGTAAGAATGAGAATCACATTAGGCGGCTTGGCGGCGGACTCATGAGCGATCGTCTGCGAGGACGCCATAAAGGCGGCGGAACCCGCCAGAAGACCTTGGCCGCTTTTTTCCAAAAACTCCCGGCGGGTGAAGGTAACTTTTAAAGGCATTTTACTTCTCCATTTCGCCTTCCAACAGATCATGGATGAAGTAGATAAGCGATCATTCTTTCAAAACAGAAATCGCGATGGAGAGAAGAAAGAGCGAGTTGGCGAAGTTCATAAAACTTTGGGGCTTGAAGGGGTACAATACGAATGCGGAGGAAAAATCGATGCCAATCAATTTGACAACAATCCCCACAATAATGGCGATAATACCCAATAAAATCAACAATTTCGGAATAGACTTCATGAACGCTTCCTCCTTAAACCTATCCTGCGGCGCCTAAACGCCGATTTTATTATTTCCATCATTATTACTTTAAAACTTGCAAGACTCTCCGTATAGGGAATAAACGATTCTATAATATCTTTTTGCAGCGAAACCATCGTTTGGATGGAAATAAGGAGATTTATTATGCCGAGAAAGGAAGACTTTCTCAAAGAGACGATTCAACATATCGACATGACGAAACATAATGTCGTTCCCCTCGTGGAAGCTATGCGCGGCATGGCTTTCAGCGCGAGAGACCTGTCCCGCGCGGCGGAGATTTACGACCGCATGTTGATGGACAAGGATTGCGCCGTTATTCTTTGCCTGGCGGGATCGCTGATCAGCGCCGGATTGAAGCGGATTTTCGCGGATATGATCCGTCTTAATATGGTGGACGCCGTAGTCAGCACGGGCGCCAACATCGTCGATCAGGATTTTTTGGAAGCGCTGGGATTCCGTCACTACATCGCCGAAGACCGCCTCAAGGCGGGATTGGACGACGACGTCTTGCGCAGCCTGCATATCGACCGCATCTACGATACGCTGATCGACGAGGACGACCTGCGCCAATGCGACGAAACCATTCGGAAGATCGCCGACGAATTGGAGCCGCACCCCTACTCATCGCGGGAATTCATCATGGAGATGGGCGCTTATCTGGAACGGACGAAACCGGAAACGGCGGACAGCATCGTTTTTGAAGCCTATAAAAAAGAGCTGCCCATCTTCTGTCCCGCCTTCAGCGACTGTTCGGCGGGATTCGGACTCGTGGCGCACCAATCGGCGCGGGGAGACGCGCCCAAGGTGAGCCTCGACAGCGCCAAGGATTTTCTCGAATTGACGCAGATCAAAATCCGCAACAAAGAGACGGGATTGTTCATGATCGGCGGCGGCGTTCCCAAAAATTTCGCTCAGGACATCGTCGTGGCGGCGGAAGTGCTGGGCAACGACGCGCCGATGCACAAATACGCAATTCAGGTAACAGTGGCGGACGTACGCGACGGCGCGCTTTCCGGCAGCACGCTCAAGGAAGCCAGCAGCTGGGGCAAGGTGGATACGGTTTTCGAGCAGATGGTCTACAGCGAAGCGACGCTGGCGGTTCCGTTGATCGCCGGATACGCCTATTTCAAGGAAAACTGGAAGAGCCGGGAAGCGCGCGGCTTGAACCATCTATTCGAAACGGCGCCGATTATATGATTATATGATCGAATAATAAATAGCTTCTAGTAAAGCGGGAATGGGTTATAGCGCATTCCCGCTTTTTTTTATACGCTATTCGTCATTGAATATTGTTTTTTTATATCCAGCGTATTCCATTGAAAACAACCGGACATTAGCGGCTCATAGCTAATTCTAATTTCATCGGATGGCGCCTGGTCATAACATTCATCGCGGACGTTTCCATTCCAAAGTACGCATATGGATTTTACATGAATCGATCCGAGAATTTTTCTCTCGGATTATGCTGAATATTACGGTTCCACCAACACAATCGCCCGGCGATAACTGAATAGCGGTGGAGTCCCATGATCTTTTAACTGGAGAATGACGTGAATGGTAGATCGTTCTTTTATCGGAGGGGCAATAAACGCGGTCTTGGCTCCTTGAGAATTGGATAATTCAACTACACCCGAATAGGTTCCCGCTTCCGGATAAACAAACCAGGATGTATCGAATTTGTCGCCGTCAGGATCGCTCGATCCTTCGCAGGATAACTCGACTTTATCTCCTGGTTTGACATTCAATTCGAGAATATCCTTACCCGGCATAGCGTTGATGATTGCAACGGGATTATGGTTGGCGTCTTGAAAGTTTTTCGCAACGCACCAATCCATACGCGCGGCGAAATCGTATTGAAACGCCTCCCGCCAGCGCCAGACGGTTGCCTGAGCCGTGGTGTAAGTCGAACCATCTCGCGCAGTCACTGTATCGCGGCTGTTGGTATAGATGGGATGCGTTTCCGCATAGGATTGGTGAAGAACGTAACGGCCTCCCCAACCGCCGTACGCGGGATTTTGATCGCTGCCCAAACCATTGTTGATGAGATTCAAAAAGGAAGGAGTATCGCCTTCCATGATATAAGCCAGTTTGGGATACAACGCGCCCAAAGGCCCGTGATTCTCGATCACGTTTTCCGTCAGCCAAGGATTATCCACCAGCTCGAAATATTCAAACGGCCCGTTTTTATAGTGCCGGTCTCCAGAAATCCCCGTCCAGGCGGCTTTGTAGTATTCCTTCGAATCGACGCTGCTGGGAGTGACGATGTAATATAAATCGGGATAAGCGATGCGCAGCCAACGCCCCGCATCGTCTTGATCGGAGATGGTATACACCCGCAGCTTGGATACGAATCGCTTTAATTCCGACTCCGTTCGCGCGTATTTTACATCCCACAACGCTTGCGCCAACGTATTGGCTCCTCCCCATATCGAAATCCAAATGGGGCGCTCATCGGGTTGATCCACTACAGCAACGATATGGTTGGAACCCTCCGTGCTTTTTCCGAATCCCACTGCTTCCATTCCGAATCCAGTCTGCCCCTCTTTGGCGACTGACATCAAGCGATCTGCGGCGGGATAGCCTTGGGCATGTTTCAACAGATTATTCCGCACCTGGCCGTATGCTTGGATGTCCCGCTGAATTAAGTCCAGTCTTGGATTCTGGCGCAGCCATACTGAGGTTGTGGCGATGATCCCTTCGACATCGTATTCATTGCTGTATACCAGAAAACGCACGAGCGATTCCTCATCATCCGGTTCGTTGGAGATATCGGTGAGAACGATAACGCGGGGTTTTTCTGCAGCGTACCCACTAAGATATACGGTCATCAAAGCGAATAATCCGATTAATCTTGCATATCGGTTCATGGTTTGATTCCATCTCCTTTTGTTCCGATTCAGCGCTGTTTGTACGAGATATATACTTCTGCGCCCAGAAAGTAAGCAATGATATTGAGTCGTATTCAGTCCGTTTGCAGCGGCGATATTTTCAGAGCCATGCCAAATAGAGAAATTCTTAAGTATTTGTAAATAGTGGATTTTGTTAAAAACGCCTGTTTTTATGTTATATCCAATGTTGGATTATCATGAACTGCGGCGTATTCAATGTAATACTTGTGATATTCCTCCAGGATTTCGTTGGCGCGGTTCAATTTGGCGCATAGAAGTTTCAATAGCGCTTCTCCAATATCGGGATAACGGCGGATCATGGTTTTGATGCGGATTTTTTCTATTTTCAGCAGCTTGGCGTTCTCAACGACGGTGACAGTGGCGGATCGCGGACTGTCGCTGAGGATGGACATTTCGCCTACAATATTGACCGGTTTCACTTCGGTGATGAAAAGCGGTTTGCCGTTGACTTCGCGTTCGACTTTCAACATGCCGGACAGAAGCATATAAGCGCATGTTCCCGCTTCGCCCTGGCGAATCAATACATGGCCGGGGGGATAAAGACGGATATCCTTGGCGAGATCCACGTTGGTTTCTTTAAGAATTTTGAGCAGACTCATAATTTCGCTGGCCGATCATCCACTTGGCGCTTTTTTCGCCGCGAACGGCGAAATCGTTGGAGATGAATATTCTTCCATAATAAAAGGAAGAAAAAATCGGTTCTAATCCTCCATTTCCATCCATTTTTTGAATTCGCCGGAAAATTGTCTTTCATATTCGCAGTGTTCGGCGATAAATTCATTGGCGCCGATGAGTTTGGCGCAAAGGAGTTTTACAATAAATTCAGCTGCTTCGGGATTGCGCCGGAATAAAAATTTGAGCCGAGATTTTTCCAGGCGGATCAATTTCGAGTTTTCGATCGCCGTCACAGTGGCGCAGCGCGGCTTGCCGCTTAAGATGGCTATTTCGCCTACGATATCGATGGGAGTGATTTCCGCAATGAAAACAGGAGGCGGTTTTTTTTCCAATTCCACTTTTAGTTTTCCTTCCACCAAAAGAAAGGCGCACGTCCCCGGCTCGCCCTGGCGCATCAGAACCTGGCCTTTGGCCGCTTCGACGATTTCATTTTCCGACTCGAACAAAAAATAATTCGTCATCATCCAAACATCCGAAAAGATATAATTTAGATTGCGGCAATAAAAACCTTGAACGCATCGTACGCTTCGTTTTTTTAATCCTATAATGGAAATCTCTCGTTGTCTATTTATATAAGCGGGATGGCAGGGGAAAACGGCGCTTGATTTTTTTCATTTCTTCGGGTTTATTGCGCAAACGAATAAAGATGGAATGAAGAAGCAATGTGCGCCAAGACCATTTATCATTATACGCCGGAGATGGACGAACAACTCGTCTCCCCCGGAAGCATCGACGAAAAACTGGATTTCGAGAAAATCTTCGGAAATCGCCATCCGGTGGAAATCGAAATCGGGACGGGAAAAGGACGCTTCA of Candidatus Omnitrophota bacterium contains these proteins:
- a CDS encoding arylsulfatase; amino-acid sequence: MPLKVTFTRREFLEKSGQGLLAGSAAFMASSQTIAHESAAKPPNVILILTDDQGYGDLGVHGNDKIRTPNIDRFAGESVEFTQFFVSPVCAPTRASLMTGRYNYRTGVVDTYLGRAMMHGGETTLAELLGGTGYRTGIFGKWHLGDNYPMRPIDQGFQEALVHNGGGIGQPADPPGNRYHNPILQRNGKAEKHEGYCTDIFTSAAIGFIRENRQRPFFCYLATNAPHTPLQIDDSYVKPYLDMGLDETTAKVYGMVTNIDDNIGNLLAELRTLGLERNTIVIFLTDNGPQQTRYTAGLRGLKGQVYEGGIRTSFFIRWPERIQTGAKIDRIAAHIDILPTLLEACGVSKPDNLAIDGKSLLPLLTQKTPAWPDRTLYFQWHRGDEPILFRNCAARGQRYKLINGEELYDMNADPGEKNDIAAVHPDIAAAMRKDCEKWFRDVSSSRGYAPPRIQLGTPYENPTILTRQDWRGPRAGWSKDSLGYWEVETAAAGTYKIILRFDPVQNASEAHFQLSSATATQPIQKGEDSCIFSSVSLNSGAGRLEAWIESNGNSVGVNYVDVSKQP
- a CDS encoding deoxyhypusine synthase, with product MPRKEDFLKETIQHIDMTKHNVVPLVEAMRGMAFSARDLSRAAEIYDRMLMDKDCAVILCLAGSLISAGLKRIFADMIRLNMVDAVVSTGANIVDQDFLEALGFRHYIAEDRLKAGLDDDVLRSLHIDRIYDTLIDEDDLRQCDETIRKIADELEPHPYSSREFIMEMGAYLERTKPETADSIVFEAYKKELPIFCPAFSDCSAGFGLVAHQSARGDAPKVSLDSAKDFLELTQIKIRNKETGLFMIGGGVPKNFAQDIVVAAEVLGNDAPMHKYAIQVTVADVRDGALSGSTLKEASSWGKVDTVFEQMVYSEATLAVPLIAGYAYFKENWKSREARGLNHLFETAPII
- a CDS encoding nucleoside hydrolase-like domain-containing protein; protein product: MNRYARLIGLFALMTVYLSGYAAEKPRVIVLTDISNEPDDEESLVRFLVYSNEYDVEGIIATTSVWLRQNPRLDLIQRDIQAYGQVRNNLLKHAQGYPAADRLMSVAKEGQTGFGMEAVGFGKSTEGSNHIVAVVDQPDERPIWISIWGGANTLAQALWDVKYARTESELKRFVSKLRVYTISDQDDAGRWLRIAYPDLYYIVTPSSVDSKEYYKAAWTGISGDRHYKNGPFEYFELVDNPWLTENVIENHGPLGALYPKLAYIMEGDTPSFLNLINNGLGSDQNPAYGGWGGRYVLHQSYAETHPIYTNSRDTVTARDGSTYTTAQATVWRWREAFQYDFAARMDWCVAKNFQDANHNPVAIINAMPGKDILELNVKPGDKVELSCEGSSDPDGDKFDTSWFVYPEAGTYSGVVELSNSQGAKTAFIAPPIKERSTIHVILQLKDHGTPPLFSYRRAIVLVEP
- a CDS encoding cyclic nucleotide-binding domain-containing protein, which gives rise to MSLLKILKETNVDLAKDIRLYPPGHVLIRQGEAGTCAYMLLSGMLKVEREVNGKPLFITEVKPVNIVGEMSILSDSPRSATVTVVENAKLLKIEKIRIKTMIRRYPDIGEALLKLLCAKLNRANEILEEYHKYYIEYAAVHDNPTLDIT
- a CDS encoding cyclic nucleotide-binding domain-containing protein, giving the protein MMTNYFLFESENEIVEAAKGQVLMRQGEPGTCAFLLVEGKLKVELEKKPPPVFIAEITPIDIVGEIAILSGKPRCATVTAIENSKLIRLEKSRLKFLFRRNPEAAEFIVKLLCAKLIGANEFIAEHCEYERQFSGEFKKWMEMED